A genomic region of Streptosporangium lutulentum contains the following coding sequences:
- a CDS encoding alpha/beta hydrolase family protein, whose amino-acid sequence MDELVASAVSHWAPRFTTNGVAVADFERVTSGLKDWDGWCSAWSQVGAEYEALGAEAVEEGRLRSAGQHYVQAAVCHHFGKFLFVQDPVRMREAHLAAVRCLDAALPHLDPPGRRVEIPFDGSRLVGVLRLPRGPGPHPVTVMIPGLDSAKEEFRSTEALFLERGVGTFSVDGPGQGEAEYDLAIRGDWEVPGGAILDAVSAEPDVDPDRLAVWGVSLGGYYAPRVASGDGRVRACVALAGPYDFGECWERLPALTRAAFRARSRAESDGHAREIAHTLSLTGRTASITCPLLVVTGRRDRLIPWQHAVRLAEEAKGETRLLLLDEGNHGCMNVAARHRQKTADWVATQLGAGE is encoded by the coding sequence ATGGACGAGCTCGTCGCCTCGGCGGTCTCGCACTGGGCTCCGAGGTTCACGACGAACGGGGTCGCGGTCGCGGACTTCGAGCGCGTGACGTCCGGTCTGAAGGACTGGGACGGCTGGTGCTCCGCGTGGTCGCAGGTGGGGGCGGAGTACGAGGCTCTCGGTGCCGAGGCCGTGGAGGAGGGCCGCCTCCGCTCGGCGGGACAGCATTACGTCCAGGCCGCCGTCTGCCATCACTTCGGCAAGTTCCTCTTCGTCCAGGACCCGGTCCGGATGCGCGAGGCGCACCTGGCCGCGGTGCGATGCCTCGACGCCGCGCTCCCGCACCTCGACCCGCCGGGGCGGCGCGTCGAGATCCCGTTCGACGGATCACGTCTCGTCGGCGTGCTCCGTCTGCCCCGCGGCCCCGGCCCGCACCCGGTGACGGTCATGATCCCGGGCCTGGACTCCGCGAAGGAGGAGTTCCGCTCGACCGAGGCCCTCTTCCTCGAACGGGGCGTCGGAACCTTCAGCGTCGACGGTCCCGGACAGGGCGAAGCCGAGTACGACCTGGCGATTCGCGGTGACTGGGAGGTCCCGGGCGGCGCGATCCTCGACGCCGTCTCGGCGGAGCCGGACGTCGATCCGGACCGGCTCGCGGTCTGGGGGGTCAGCCTCGGCGGCTACTACGCCCCTCGCGTCGCCAGTGGCGACGGCCGGGTGCGCGCCTGTGTCGCGCTCGCCGGACCCTACGACTTCGGCGAGTGCTGGGAGCGGCTGCCGGCCCTCACCCGGGCGGCGTTCCGCGCCCGGTCCAGGGCGGAGAGCGACGGGCACGCGCGCGAGATCGCGCACACGCTCAGCCTCACGGGGCGGACCGCCTCCATCACCTGCCCGCTGCTCGTGGTCACCGGCAGGCGCGACCGGCTCATCCCGTGGCAGCACGCCGTCCGCCTCGCCGAGGAGGCGAAGGGGGAGACCCGGCTGCTGCTCCTCGACGAGGGCAACCACGGGTGCATGAACGTCGCCGCGCGGCACCGCCAGAAGACGGCGGACTGGGTGGCGACCCAGCTCGGAGCGGGTGAGTGA
- a CDS encoding NAD(P)-dependent oxidoreductase: MSLEPLPPPRVGWIGAGRMGAAMARRLARAGVDVAVWNRTRSKAEELVADGASVAESIGDLADRDVVFTMVSSSEDLEQVLVGEGGLLTAGGPVPPIVVDCSTVSAETSAEMRAAVNRHGAEFLASPVSGNGKVVASGKLSFVVSGPEEVYDKVAPLLGAIGRSASYVGEGETARLVKICHNLLLGVVAQSLAEVTVLAEKGGVSRAAFLAFLNDSVMGSTFTRYKTPAFVKLDYTPTFTPVLLRKDFDLGLKAARELGVAMPVAALTQQLVQATIGGGRSEEDFSVLLDQMAAAAGLELKPEAAEVDDGLGAGK; the protein is encoded by the coding sequence ATGAGCCTTGAACCACTCCCGCCGCCGCGCGTCGGGTGGATCGGAGCGGGCCGGATGGGAGCGGCCATGGCACGGCGGCTCGCGCGGGCCGGCGTCGACGTGGCGGTGTGGAACCGGACGCGATCGAAGGCCGAGGAACTCGTGGCCGACGGCGCGTCGGTGGCCGAGTCGATCGGCGACCTCGCCGACCGCGACGTGGTCTTCACGATGGTGTCCTCCTCGGAGGACCTTGAGCAGGTGCTGGTCGGCGAAGGCGGCCTCCTCACCGCCGGCGGCCCCGTTCCCCCGATCGTCGTCGACTGCTCCACGGTGTCGGCGGAGACCTCCGCGGAGATGCGAGCGGCCGTCAACCGGCACGGGGCCGAGTTCCTCGCCTCCCCGGTGAGCGGCAACGGCAAGGTCGTGGCGTCGGGGAAGCTCAGCTTCGTCGTCTCCGGTCCCGAGGAGGTCTACGACAAGGTCGCGCCGCTGCTCGGCGCGATCGGCCGTTCGGCCTCCTACGTGGGGGAGGGGGAGACGGCCAGGCTGGTGAAGATCTGCCACAACCTGCTGCTCGGCGTCGTGGCCCAGTCGCTCGCCGAGGTCACGGTGCTCGCGGAGAAGGGCGGCGTCTCACGGGCGGCCTTCCTCGCCTTCCTCAACGACAGCGTCATGGGCTCCACGTTCACCCGCTACAAGACACCGGCGTTCGTGAAGCTCGACTACACCCCCACCTTCACCCCCGTCCTGCTGCGCAAGGACTTCGACCTCGGGCTCAAGGCCGCCCGCGAGCTGGGCGTGGCGATGCCCGTGGCGGCCCTGACGCAGCAACTGGTGCAGGCCACCATCGGAGGCGGCCGGAGCGAGGAGGACTTCTCCGTCCTGCTCGACCAGATGGCCGCCGCCGCGGGCCTGGAGCTGAAACCCGAAGCCGCCGAGGTCGACGACGGCCTCGGCGCGGGCAAGTGA
- a CDS encoding M24 family metallopeptidase, whose translation MSSTTGPLVPAPGRMGVDFEQRVDFGRLRDHRLSRARAALDASELGALLVFDINNIRYITSTMIGEWARDKMARYALLPREAEPVLWDFGSAARHHQLYAPWLRMENSRAGMLGLRGSVAPEAGLFERAAREIKGVLEDAGVAHLPVGVDVVEPPMLFELQRLGLDVRDGQQVMLDARQIKSADEIALLSTAAAMVDGTYQTIVDALKPGIRENEVVALANKRLYDMGSDDVEAVNAVSGERCSPHPHNFTDRIIRPGDQVYFDIIQSFNGYRTCYYRTFAVGRSTPAQRDAYKRAREWIDIAISTVKPGVGTDEIARLWPRAEDFGFEDEMSAFGLQFGHGLGLALHERPIISRLNSLENPVELQAGMVFALETYCPASDGYSAARIEEEVVVTEDGPRVITLFPAEELFVANPY comes from the coding sequence ATGAGCAGCACCACAGGACCGCTCGTGCCGGCCCCCGGACGGATGGGCGTCGACTTCGAACAGCGGGTCGACTTCGGCCGGCTCCGTGACCACCGCCTGTCCCGTGCGCGCGCCGCGCTGGACGCCTCCGAGCTCGGCGCGCTGCTCGTGTTCGACATCAACAACATCCGCTACATCACCTCGACGATGATCGGGGAGTGGGCGCGCGACAAGATGGCCCGATACGCGCTGCTGCCCCGTGAGGCCGAACCGGTCCTGTGGGACTTCGGCTCTGCGGCCAGACACCACCAGCTGTACGCGCCCTGGCTGCGGATGGAGAACTCACGTGCGGGGATGCTCGGCCTGCGCGGCTCCGTCGCACCGGAGGCGGGCCTGTTCGAGCGGGCCGCCCGCGAGATCAAGGGCGTGCTGGAGGACGCGGGCGTCGCCCATCTGCCCGTCGGCGTCGACGTCGTCGAACCGCCGATGCTCTTCGAGCTGCAACGCCTCGGCCTCGACGTGCGCGACGGCCAGCAGGTGATGCTCGACGCGCGCCAGATCAAGTCCGCCGACGAGATCGCGCTGCTGTCCACGGCGGCCGCGATGGTCGACGGCACCTACCAGACGATCGTCGACGCGCTCAAACCCGGCATCCGGGAGAACGAGGTCGTCGCGCTGGCGAACAAGCGCCTGTACGACATGGGTTCCGACGACGTGGAGGCCGTCAACGCGGTCTCGGGCGAGCGTTGCAGCCCCCACCCGCACAACTTCACCGACCGCATCATCCGGCCGGGGGACCAGGTCTACTTCGACATCATCCAGTCGTTCAACGGCTACCGGACCTGCTACTACCGGACCTTCGCCGTCGGCCGATCCACTCCCGCCCAGCGCGACGCCTACAAGCGGGCGCGCGAGTGGATCGACATCGCGATCTCCACGGTGAAACCCGGTGTCGGAACCGACGAGATCGCGCGGCTGTGGCCGCGCGCCGAGGACTTCGGGTTCGAGGACGAGATGTCGGCCTTCGGCCTGCAGTTCGGCCACGGTCTCGGCCTCGCGCTGCACGAGCGGCCGATCATCAGCCGTCTGAACTCGCTGGAGAACCCGGTCGAGCTCCAGGCGGGCATGGTCTTCGCCCTGGAGACCTACTGCCCGGCCTCCGACGGTTACTCCGCGGCACGGATCGAGGAGGAAGTCGTCGTCACGGAGGACGGCCCGCGGGTCATCACTCTCTTCCCGGCAGAGGAGCTGTTCGTTGCCAACCCCTACTGA
- a CDS encoding thiamine pyrophosphate-dependent dehydrogenase E1 component subunit alpha, translating into MPTPTDLGLPETPAFRHEVDAETELELYRSMERLRRFEKRAYDLFLQSLVKGTSHLSLGQEAIAAAFGASMRPDDWTFATYRGHAHTLARGVAMEPIMAELLGRSTGLMAGKGGSMHLTSVEHGVMGSYAIIGAHLTIANGAAWSAKLRGTDQVAVCFFGDGTTNIGAFHEALNLAATWKLPVVFVCENNQWMEYTPIGSVTAVPRPAADRAAAYGLEPVVVDGNDATAMYAAARDALRHARSGHGPVLIEALTYRHGGHSRADPAKYRPAEEVEPWLLRDPLVTYRAHLLRKGVEEGVLKGIDEDVLREVDDATEAARNAPEPDLTLIERDVWADGSSAWRN; encoded by the coding sequence TTGCCAACCCCTACTGATCTAGGACTGCCCGAGACGCCCGCCTTCCGGCACGAGGTCGACGCGGAGACCGAACTCGAGCTCTACCGGTCCATGGAACGGCTGCGCAGGTTCGAGAAGCGCGCCTACGACCTGTTCCTGCAAAGCCTGGTCAAAGGCACCAGCCACCTGTCGCTGGGACAGGAGGCGATCGCGGCGGCGTTCGGGGCGAGCATGCGCCCCGACGACTGGACGTTCGCGACCTACCGCGGGCACGCGCACACCCTCGCCCGGGGGGTCGCGATGGAGCCCATCATGGCCGAGCTGCTCGGGCGATCCACCGGCCTGATGGCCGGCAAGGGCGGCTCGATGCACCTGACCAGCGTCGAACACGGCGTCATGGGCTCCTACGCCATCATCGGCGCGCACCTGACCATCGCCAACGGCGCCGCCTGGTCGGCGAAGCTGCGCGGCACCGACCAGGTCGCCGTCTGCTTCTTCGGCGACGGCACGACCAACATCGGGGCGTTCCACGAGGCCCTCAACCTCGCGGCGACCTGGAAGCTCCCGGTCGTCTTCGTCTGCGAGAACAACCAGTGGATGGAGTACACCCCGATCGGCAGCGTCACCGCCGTACCCCGCCCGGCCGCCGACCGCGCGGCGGCGTACGGCCTGGAGCCGGTCGTCGTCGACGGCAACGACGCGACCGCGATGTACGCGGCCGCGCGCGACGCCCTCCGGCACGCGCGCTCGGGGCACGGGCCGGTGCTGATCGAGGCGCTGACCTACCGGCACGGCGGGCACTCACGGGCGGATCCCGCGAAGTACCGCCCCGCCGAAGAGGTCGAGCCGTGGCTCCTGCGGGATCCGCTCGTGACCTACCGGGCGCACCTGCTGCGCAAGGGCGTGGAGGAGGGAGTGCTGAAAGGGATCGACGAAGACGTCCTGCGCGAGGTGGACGACGCCACCGAGGCGGCGAGGAACGCGCCGGAGCCGGACCTGACCCTCATCGAGCGTGACGTATGGGCTGACGGGAGCTCGGCATGGCGCAACTGA
- a CDS encoding alpha-ketoacid dehydrogenase subunit beta → MTLMTYRDAVARGIAQELERDDRVVFLGEDVGAAGGVFKATGGLLERFGPLRVADTPISEQAILGAAMGAAMTGLRPIAEIMFSDFLAVCWDLVANEIAKTRYMTNGQISLPLVIRTGNGGGLRFGAQHSQSLENWAMAVPGLKVVAPSTPEDVVGLLAAAVRDPDPVMFFEHKGLYPTKGEVPDGEIVDTLGTAKVRRRGTDCTILALAAMVPRALKAADALAAAGVNATVVDVRSLVPLDTATILDAVARTGQLFTVEENPRLCGWGAEIVSVVVEEIWDDLDGPPIRITTPHVPLPSSDTLEDATIPSVTRIVDTVRKVME, encoded by the coding sequence ATGACGCTGATGACCTACCGCGACGCCGTGGCACGGGGCATCGCACAAGAACTCGAACGCGACGACAGGGTGGTCTTCCTCGGCGAGGACGTCGGCGCGGCGGGCGGCGTGTTCAAGGCGACCGGAGGACTGCTCGAAAGATTCGGGCCGCTGCGCGTCGCCGACACGCCCATCTCCGAACAGGCCATCCTCGGCGCCGCGATGGGCGCGGCGATGACCGGGCTGCGCCCGATCGCCGAGATCATGTTCTCCGACTTCCTCGCCGTGTGCTGGGACCTGGTCGCGAACGAGATCGCCAAGACCCGCTACATGACCAATGGGCAGATCTCGCTCCCGCTGGTCATCCGGACCGGAAACGGCGGCGGGCTGCGGTTCGGCGCCCAGCATTCGCAGAGCCTCGAGAACTGGGCCATGGCCGTGCCCGGCCTGAAGGTGGTGGCCCCGTCCACGCCCGAGGACGTCGTCGGCCTGCTCGCGGCCGCGGTGCGTGACCCCGACCCCGTGATGTTCTTCGAGCACAAGGGGCTGTACCCCACGAAGGGGGAGGTCCCCGACGGGGAGATCGTCGACACCCTGGGCACCGCGAAGGTGCGGCGGCGGGGAACCGACTGCACGATCCTCGCGCTGGCCGCGATGGTGCCCCGGGCGCTGAAGGCCGCCGACGCGCTCGCCGCGGCGGGCGTCAACGCGACGGTCGTGGACGTCCGCTCCCTGGTCCCGCTCGACACCGCGACGATCCTCGACGCCGTCGCCCGGACCGGGCAGCTGTTCACCGTGGAGGAGAACCCCCGGCTGTGCGGCTGGGGCGCCGAGATCGTCTCGGTCGTCGTCGAGGAGATCTGGGACGACCTCGACGGACCTCCGATCCGGATCACCACCCCGCACGTCCCGCTCCCGTCCTCGGACACGCTTGAGGACGCCACGATCCCCTCGGTCACGCGCATCGTGGACACCGTACGGAAGGTGATGGAGTGA
- a CDS encoding NAD-dependent succinate-semialdehyde dehydrogenase, with translation MSAEALALAPTDLLVGGRWRPASAGSVMDVHDPATTEVLAQVADGGVEDATAAVAAAADAGPAWAATPPRLRAEVLRRAFTLMTERAEPLAALVVLENGKALPDARGEIAYAAEFFRWYAEEAVRATGSLSTAPAGANRILVLHQPVGVCVLVTPWNFPAAMATRKIAPALAAGCSMVLKPAGDTPLTALAIGAILAEAGVPDGVVNIVPSRRSGAVVSAMLHDPRVRKLSFTGSTEVGRVLLREAADRVVNTSMELGGNAPFLVLDDADVEAAVAGAMLAKMRNGGEACTAANRFYVHRRVAGEFSKGLAAAMDALVVGPGLEPGTQVGPLVNQAAVDKVSALVEGAVDDGARLLAGGGPVDRRGWFYRPTVLGDVDPSSAILREEIFGPVAPIVVFDDLDEAVRLANDTEYGLVSYVYTGDLARGLRVGEALEAGMIGLNRGVVSDPAAPFGGVKQSGIGREGGHDGLLDYLESKYVAVRW, from the coding sequence ATGAGCGCCGAGGCGCTCGCCCTCGCCCCCACGGACCTGCTGGTCGGCGGCCGGTGGCGGCCGGCGAGCGCCGGTTCGGTGATGGACGTGCACGACCCGGCCACCACCGAGGTCCTCGCCCAGGTCGCCGACGGCGGGGTGGAGGACGCGACGGCCGCCGTTGCCGCCGCCGCGGACGCCGGTCCCGCCTGGGCCGCCACCCCGCCCCGCCTGCGGGCGGAGGTGCTCAGGCGGGCGTTCACGCTGATGACCGAACGCGCGGAGCCGCTCGCCGCGTTGGTCGTGCTGGAGAACGGCAAGGCGCTGCCGGACGCGCGGGGAGAGATCGCCTACGCCGCGGAGTTCTTCCGGTGGTACGCGGAGGAGGCCGTGCGCGCGACGGGCTCCCTCTCCACGGCCCCGGCGGGGGCCAACCGCATCCTCGTGCTGCACCAGCCGGTGGGCGTGTGCGTCCTCGTCACCCCGTGGAACTTCCCCGCCGCGATGGCGACCCGCAAGATCGCACCGGCTCTCGCCGCCGGGTGCTCCATGGTGCTCAAGCCCGCCGGCGACACGCCCCTGACCGCGCTCGCGATCGGCGCGATCCTCGCGGAGGCCGGGGTGCCCGACGGCGTCGTCAACATCGTGCCGTCACGGCGCTCCGGGGCGGTGGTGTCGGCGATGCTGCACGACCCCAGGGTGCGCAAGCTCTCCTTCACCGGAAGCACCGAGGTGGGCCGGGTCCTGCTGCGCGAGGCGGCGGACCGCGTGGTGAACACGTCCATGGAGCTGGGCGGCAACGCGCCGTTCCTCGTGCTCGACGACGCGGACGTGGAGGCGGCCGTCGCCGGCGCGATGCTCGCCAAGATGCGCAACGGCGGCGAGGCGTGCACCGCGGCCAACCGCTTCTACGTCCACCGCCGGGTCGCCGGGGAGTTCTCGAAGGGGCTCGCCGCCGCGATGGACGCCCTCGTCGTCGGGCCGGGGCTCGAACCCGGAACGCAGGTCGGACCGCTGGTCAACCAGGCCGCCGTCGACAAGGTGAGCGCACTGGTCGAGGGCGCGGTCGACGACGGCGCCCGGCTGCTGGCCGGAGGCGGTCCGGTGGACCGGCGAGGGTGGTTCTACCGGCCCACCGTCCTCGGCGACGTCGACCCCTCCTCGGCGATCCTCCGGGAGGAGATCTTCGGGCCGGTCGCCCCGATCGTGGTCTTCGACGACCTCGACGAGGCCGTCCGGCTCGCCAATGACACCGAGTACGGCCTGGTGTCGTACGTCTACACCGGCGACCTGGCGCGCGGGCTGCGGGTGGGCGAGGCGCTCGAGGCGGGAATGATCGGCTTGAACCGGGGCGTGGTGAGCGACCCCGCGGCGCCGTTCGGCGGGGTGAAGCAGAGCGGCATCGGCCGCGAGGGCGGCCACGACGGCCTGCTCGACTACCTGGAGTCCAAGTACGTGGCGGTGCGGTGGTGA
- a CDS encoding molybdopterin cofactor-binding domain-containing protein, whose product MTSPGSLPRGIAANPRVSQWLTIHDDGTVHVFSGKVELGQGILTALGQVAADELGIAPHRVRVLPATTASGPDQGLTAGSMSIADSEALRVACAEARALFVQRAAAAFGAGADEVVVADGVLRDRDGTWKTSYWELAAGVDLDREIRGLASPRPVTGHAVVGTSAARVDLPDKLTGRPRFIHDLSLPGQLAGRVVRPPSPAARLLAFDPVPVERLPGVVAVVRDGDFLGVVAETETGAERAAAALRRACRWRQEDSLPPQESMRAVLRGAETETTVVRDDGAGPGTATAREGGAGSATAAAGDDELAEDEPASTATSRSATYTRGFIAHASIAPSCGAARWDEDGLTVWSHSQGIHPLRRAIARAAGIDVATVTVHHVEGAGAYGHNGADDAAYDAVLLARAVPGRPVHVVWSRADELTWSPMGSAMVADVGADLAPDGRLLSWTYDVWSYGHTARPGYAGSPGLLAAAHTERPHPLPPSADPVLAGGGGTARNAVPLYVIPRRAIRAHRVLTTPIRTSALRTLGAYLNVFAIESFIDELAAAAGRDALEYRLAHLTDPRAREVVERAALAAGWPGRPGPPGEDGVACGIGFARYKDSGAYCAVVAEVEAVRDVRVRRLTIAVDVGRVVNPDGVANQIEGGAVQSVSWTLKERVRFDRTRITSDDWESYPILRFTEVPEVVVEVIDRPDEPSVGAGEAAQGPTAAAVGNAVAAAVGVRVRDLPITAERIVAAMDD is encoded by the coding sequence ATGACCTCGCCCGGTTCCCTGCCACGGGGCATCGCGGCGAACCCACGGGTGTCGCAGTGGCTCACGATCCACGACGACGGGACCGTCCACGTGTTCAGTGGCAAGGTCGAGCTCGGGCAGGGCATCCTGACCGCCCTGGGCCAGGTCGCGGCCGACGAGCTCGGGATCGCCCCGCATCGCGTCCGGGTCCTGCCGGCCACCACCGCCTCAGGACCGGATCAGGGCCTCACCGCGGGAAGCATGTCGATCGCCGACTCCGAGGCGCTGCGCGTGGCGTGCGCCGAGGCCCGCGCCCTGTTCGTCCAGCGGGCCGCGGCGGCGTTCGGAGCCGGCGCGGACGAGGTGGTCGTGGCGGACGGCGTCCTGCGGGATCGTGACGGCACCTGGAAGACCTCCTACTGGGAGCTGGCGGCGGGCGTCGACCTCGATCGGGAGATCCGGGGCCTCGCCTCGCCGAGGCCCGTGACCGGGCACGCCGTGGTGGGCACGAGCGCCGCCCGCGTCGACCTGCCGGACAAGCTGACCGGACGGCCGCGTTTCATCCACGACCTCTCCCTGCCCGGACAGCTCGCCGGCCGCGTCGTACGGCCGCCGTCTCCGGCCGCGCGGCTGCTCGCGTTCGACCCCGTTCCCGTGGAACGGCTGCCCGGGGTCGTCGCGGTCGTCCGCGACGGAGACTTCCTGGGCGTCGTTGCCGAGACGGAGACCGGGGCGGAGAGGGCGGCCGCCGCGCTGCGCCGCGCCTGCCGGTGGCGGCAGGAGGATTCCCTGCCACCGCAGGAGTCGATGCGGGCGGTGCTGCGCGGCGCGGAGACCGAGACGACCGTGGTGCGCGACGACGGCGCCGGACCCGGGACGGCCACGGCACGCGAAGGCGGCGCCGGGTCCGCGACCGCCGCAGCGGGTGACGACGAGCTGGCCGAGGACGAGCCGGCCTCGACGGCCACCTCGAGGTCGGCGACCTACACGCGCGGCTTCATCGCCCACGCCTCCATCGCGCCGAGCTGCGGCGCCGCCCGGTGGGACGAGGACGGGCTCACCGTCTGGTCGCACAGCCAGGGCATCCACCCGCTGCGCCGCGCCATCGCCCGGGCCGCCGGAATCGACGTCGCCACCGTGACCGTGCACCATGTCGAGGGCGCCGGCGCCTACGGCCACAACGGCGCCGACGACGCCGCCTACGACGCCGTGCTCCTCGCCCGCGCGGTCCCCGGCAGGCCGGTGCACGTGGTGTGGAGCCGGGCGGACGAGCTGACCTGGAGCCCCATGGGTTCCGCGATGGTCGCCGACGTCGGCGCGGACCTGGCTCCGGACGGACGGCTCCTGTCGTGGACCTACGACGTGTGGAGCTACGGGCACACGGCCCGCCCGGGATACGCGGGATCCCCGGGGCTGCTCGCCGCGGCGCACACGGAGCGGCCCCACCCCCTCCCCCCGTCCGCCGATCCCGTACTCGCGGGCGGTGGCGGCACCGCGCGCAACGCCGTTCCCCTATACGTGATCCCGCGTCGTGCCATCAGGGCGCATCGCGTCCTGACGACGCCGATCCGCACGTCCGCGCTGCGGACGCTGGGCGCCTACCTCAACGTCTTCGCGATCGAGTCCTTCATCGACGAGCTCGCCGCCGCGGCCGGACGCGACGCGCTCGAGTACCGCCTCGCGCATCTCACCGACCCGCGGGCGCGGGAGGTCGTGGAGCGGGCGGCCCTGGCCGCCGGCTGGCCCGGACGGCCAGGACCGCCCGGGGAGGACGGCGTCGCCTGCGGCATCGGCTTCGCGAGGTACAAGGACAGCGGCGCGTACTGCGCGGTGGTCGCCGAGGTGGAGGCGGTGCGCGACGTCCGCGTGCGCCGGCTCACGATCGCCGTCGACGTCGGCCGCGTGGTCAATCCCGACGGCGTCGCGAACCAGATCGAGGGCGGGGCGGTCCAGTCCGTGAGCTGGACCCTCAAGGAGCGGGTGCGGTTCGACCGGACCCGGATCACCAGCGACGACTGGGAGAGCTACCCCATCCTCCGGTTCACCGAGGTGCCGGAGGTCGTGGTCGAGGTGATCGACCGGCCGGACGAGCCGTCGGTCGGCGCCGGCGAGGCGGCGCAGGGCCCCACCGCGGCGGCCGTCGGCAACGCGGTGGCCGCCGCGGTCGGCGTGCGGGTCCGGGATCTGCCGATCACCGCCGAGCGGATCGTCGCCGCCATGGACGACTAG
- a CDS encoding (2Fe-2S)-binding protein: MTHEMTVNGVRRSVGADAETSLLHVLREDLGLKGPRFGCGAGLCGACFVLLDGHPTPSCDTPLWAAEGKDVVTVEGLGDLDTPHPLQRAFLDEQAGQCGYCLSGILVSAAALLARNPEPDEREVAEALDRNLCRCGAQRRMIRAVMRAAREDRR; encoded by the coding sequence GTGACGCATGAGATGACCGTCAACGGGGTCAGGCGTTCGGTCGGCGCCGACGCGGAGACGAGCCTTCTGCACGTCCTCCGGGAGGATCTCGGCCTCAAGGGGCCGCGCTTCGGGTGCGGAGCCGGGCTGTGCGGCGCGTGCTTCGTACTGCTCGACGGGCATCCGACGCCGTCCTGCGACACCCCCCTCTGGGCGGCCGAGGGCAAGGACGTCGTCACCGTCGAGGGGCTCGGCGACCTCGACACCCCCCACCCGCTGCAGCGCGCCTTCCTCGACGAGCAGGCCGGCCAGTGCGGGTACTGCCTGTCCGGAATCCTGGTCAGCGCCGCCGCGCTCCTCGCCCGCAACCCCGAGCCGGACGAACGGGAGGTGGCCGAGGCGCTCGACCGCAACCTCTGCCGCTGCGGCGCCCAGCGGCGCATGATCCGTGCCGTGATGCGCGCCGCGAGGGAGGACCGCCGATGA
- a CDS encoding aminotransferase class V-fold PLP-dependent enzyme, translating into MPIPVDVTRARHDTPGCAEVVHLNNAGAALTPAPVLDAVIDHLHLEARLGGYEAATAAAPKVNAVYESIARLIGCRPHEVAVVENATRAWDMAFYAMRFGPGDRILTSRAEYASNVIAFLQVARRTGAHIEVVDDDEHGQLSVEDLERRLDDDVKLVAVTHVPTQSGLVNPAAEVGRLTRAAGVPFLLDACQSVGQLPVDVQEIGCDMLSATGRKFLRGPRGTGFLYVSDRLVETMEPPFLDLHAATWTDAQTYDIRPDARRFESWETNYAAKIGLGVAVGYALDWGIEAIEERVTSLATRLRHQLAQLPGVTVQDRGRRLCGIVTFTVDGVPAADVHRRLTTAGINTGVSAITSARYDLGARNLPAVVRASVHYYNTDEEIDTLCATLGSHRT; encoded by the coding sequence ATGCCGATACCAGTGGACGTGACCCGCGCCCGCCACGACACCCCCGGATGCGCCGAGGTCGTGCATCTCAACAACGCCGGCGCGGCACTTACTCCGGCTCCGGTGCTCGACGCCGTCATCGATCACCTGCACCTGGAGGCACGGCTTGGCGGCTACGAGGCCGCCACGGCCGCGGCCCCGAAGGTGAACGCCGTCTATGAGTCGATCGCCCGCTTGATCGGTTGCCGGCCGCACGAGGTCGCCGTGGTCGAAAACGCCACCCGCGCCTGGGACATGGCCTTCTACGCGATGCGCTTCGGGCCCGGCGACCGTATCCTGACCTCCCGCGCCGAGTACGCCAGCAACGTCATCGCCTTCCTCCAGGTCGCCCGCCGCACCGGCGCCCACATCGAGGTGGTCGACGACGACGAGCATGGCCAGCTGTCGGTCGAGGACCTGGAGCGGCGCCTGGACGACGACGTCAAGCTCGTCGCCGTCACCCACGTCCCCACCCAGAGCGGCCTGGTCAACCCCGCGGCCGAGGTCGGCCGGCTGACCCGCGCCGCCGGCGTCCCGTTCCTGCTCGACGCCTGCCAGTCCGTCGGACAACTGCCCGTCGACGTGCAGGAGATCGGCTGCGACATGCTGTCAGCCACCGGGCGCAAGTTCCTGCGCGGGCCGCGCGGCACCGGCTTCCTCTACGTCTCCGACCGGCTCGTCGAAACGATGGAACCGCCCTTCCTCGACCTGCACGCCGCCACCTGGACCGACGCACAGACCTACGACATCCGCCCCGACGCGCGCCGGTTCGAAAGCTGGGAGACCAACTACGCGGCCAAGATCGGCCTCGGCGTCGCGGTGGGCTACGCCCTGGACTGGGGTATCGAAGCGATCGAGGAACGCGTCACCTCTCTGGCCACACGGCTCCGGCACCAGCTCGCCCAGCTGCCCGGAGTGACCGTCCAGGACCGAGGCCGGCGCCTGTGCGGAATCGTCACCTTCACCGTCGACGGCGTGCCCGCCGCCGACGTCCACCGCCGTCTCACCACGGCAGGCATCAACACCGGCGTCTCAGCGATCACCTCTGCCCGCTACGACCTGGGAGCACGCAACCTCCCTGCGGTGGTGCGGGCATCGGTGCACTACTACAACACCGACGAGGAGATCGACACGCTGTGCGCAACGCTAGGCTCGCACCGAACCTGA